In one Candidatus Eisenbacteria bacterium genomic region, the following are encoded:
- a CDS encoding YkgJ family cysteine cluster protein: protein MDTFDLPVLPSTRPTCDGCVAHCCRYVSVEIDRPEAKWQHDQIRWMLVHENISVYVNPDGDWFVEFKTRCGELGEDNLCRSYERRPDLCRRYEPDACPVWSTEPAHRHEFHTADEYTAWLDSRNIDWRFRAHEPQAAAPGRRATARESA, encoded by the coding sequence ATGGACACCTTCGACCTGCCCGTTCTGCCATCCACCCGGCCCACCTGCGACGGCTGCGTGGCGCACTGCTGCCGTTACGTGAGCGTGGAGATTGACCGGCCCGAGGCCAAGTGGCAGCACGACCAGATCCGCTGGATGCTGGTGCACGAGAACATTTCCGTGTACGTGAATCCCGACGGGGATTGGTTCGTGGAGTTCAAGACCCGCTGCGGGGAGCTGGGCGAGGACAACCTGTGCCGCAGCTACGAGCGCCGTCCCGACCTGTGCCGCCGGTACGAGCCCGATGCATGCCCGGTGTGGAGCACGGAGCCGGCACACCGGCACGAGTTCCACACCGCCGACGAGTACACCGCGTGGCTGGACTCGCGAAACATCGACTGGCGGTTCCGGGCGCACGAGCCGCAGGCCGCGGCCCCCGGGCGCCGTGCGACGGCGAGGGAGAGCGCCTAG
- a CDS encoding zinc ribbon domain-containing protein, producing MTLIQFTENYDDLSTDMGFQFDFKCDRCGNGYKSAFKPSMTGMAGGFLRAAGSIFGGVIGSAGHSAYEVQKAIGGPQHDAALKEAVEEGRKVFKQCKRCGKWVCPEVCWNPKHGQCKNCSPDLEQEMAAAQAGAAVEQMQEKVKSTDYTRDLNVSRVASMECPKCGSETRGAKFCPNCGTVISPKVECPKCGTQVNEGVKFCPECGTSMAPSNKCVKCGTEHETGAKFCPSCGQKL from the coding sequence ATGACCCTGATCCAGTTCACCGAGAACTACGACGACCTGTCCACCGACATGGGCTTCCAGTTCGACTTCAAGTGCGATCGCTGCGGCAACGGCTACAAGTCGGCCTTCAAGCCTTCCATGACGGGCATGGCCGGCGGCTTCCTGCGCGCCGCGGGCAGCATCTTCGGCGGGGTCATCGGCAGCGCCGGCCACAGCGCCTACGAGGTGCAGAAGGCCATCGGCGGGCCGCAGCACGACGCGGCGCTCAAGGAGGCGGTGGAGGAGGGGCGCAAGGTCTTCAAGCAGTGCAAGCGCTGCGGCAAGTGGGTGTGCCCCGAGGTGTGCTGGAATCCCAAGCACGGCCAGTGCAAGAACTGCTCGCCGGACCTGGAGCAGGAAATGGCCGCGGCCCAGGCCGGGGCCGCCGTGGAACAGATGCAGGAGAAGGTGAAGTCCACGGACTACACCCGAGACCTCAACGTGAGCCGCGTGGCCAGCATGGAGTGCCCCAAGTGCGGCTCCGAGACCCGCGGAGCCAAGTTCTGTCCCAACTGCGGCACGGTGATTTCGCCCAAGGTGGAGTGCCCCAAGTGCGGTACGCAGGTGAACGAGGGGGTGAAGTTCTGCCCCGAATGCGGCACCTCCATGGCGCCCTCCAACAAGTGCGTGAAGTGCGGCACCGAGCACGAGACCGGCGCCAAGTTCTGCCCGTCCTGCGGACAGAAGCTGTAG
- the metH gene encoding methionine synthase yields MRDRILVLDGATGTYIQGLDLTAADFGGPEYEGCNEHLVLTRPDAVLGMHRAYLQAGADIVETNTFGGTPLVLAEYGLAERAREINARAAQLARQACGEVSTPGRPRFVAGSMGPTTKAISVTGGITFDGMLDTYRVQALGLVEGGADFLLVETIQDTLNGKAALLGVDAAFEELGRAVPVALSCTIEPMGTMLAGQSIDSFYASVEHRDLLYVGLNCSTGPRFMTDHLRTLAGIAECPVACMPNAGLPDEDGRYNETPEMIAEVLAKFAGQGWLNLAGGCCGTDAAYVRAIAAAVGRHQPRTERPKRFARVSGVDFQTLEEERRPLLVGERTNVIGSRNFKKLIADGDFERASEIGRAQVRGGAHIVDVCLADPDRDERTDLETFLAKLVRKVRVPIMIDSTDAEVIEAALKLTQGKSLINSVNLEDGEERFERVVPLARTYGAALIVGCIDDDPQQGMAVSAGRKIDVARRAYGLLTEKYGMAPEDLVFDPLVFPCGTGDPAYRGSAAQTIEGVRRIREAFPRSRTILGISNVSFGLPVAGREVLNSVFLYHCTVAGLDLAIVNSEKLVRFAAIPGDERKLCEDLLFDRGEDPVAAFAAHFKGRKAEPRDTTADRARPVETRLAAHVVDGSRERLEEDLDEAMGRYAPLDIINGPLMDGMNEVGRLFNTNQLIVAEVLQSAEVMKAAVTHLEPHMEKADTRSRGTVMLATVKGDVHDIGKNLVDIILSNNGYKVVNLGIKVEPARLIEGAREHRPDIVGLSGLLVKSAQQMVVTAADLREAGVRAPLLVGGAALTRKFTDTRIQPEYGELTAYAKDAMQGLDLANRIMDPAQRPGLEIELEAVRASYGAAVEAAPVPEEKPFAGRSVPPADEVPSPPDLRRHEVRRSVGDLLPYVNPMMLYGKHLGLRGMVIRLIEHRDEKALKLVKVVEQLVAECERDAVLDPRAVYRFYAARAEGEELVLSETPGGPAAARFRFPRQADRDRLCVADWVEPAGGRQDFVAMFVTTAGSGVRARAEALKAAGDYLRCHALQALALETAEAFAEWLHQQLRAAWGFADPADLTMTDRFKARYRGIRVSFGYPACPDLEQQAGLFAALKPETIGVKLTDGFMMEPEASVSALVFHHPGAKYFAALPGAAVGQA; encoded by the coding sequence ATGCGCGATCGCATCCTGGTGCTCGACGGCGCCACCGGCACGTACATCCAGGGGCTGGACCTCACCGCGGCGGACTTTGGCGGCCCGGAATACGAGGGCTGCAACGAGCACCTGGTGCTCACCCGTCCGGACGCGGTGCTGGGCATGCACCGCGCGTATCTGCAGGCGGGCGCAGACATCGTGGAGACCAACACCTTCGGCGGCACCCCGCTGGTGCTCGCCGAGTACGGCCTGGCGGAGCGCGCGCGCGAGATCAACGCCCGGGCGGCGCAGCTGGCGCGCCAGGCGTGCGGCGAGGTGTCCACGCCGGGACGCCCGCGGTTCGTGGCCGGCTCCATGGGGCCCACGACCAAGGCCATCTCGGTCACCGGCGGCATCACCTTCGACGGAATGCTCGACACCTACCGCGTGCAGGCCCTGGGGCTGGTGGAGGGCGGCGCGGACTTCCTGCTGGTGGAGACCATCCAGGACACGCTCAACGGCAAGGCGGCGCTCTTAGGGGTAGACGCGGCGTTCGAGGAGCTGGGCCGCGCGGTGCCGGTGGCGCTCTCGTGCACCATCGAGCCCATGGGCACCATGCTCGCCGGCCAGAGCATCGACTCCTTCTACGCCTCGGTGGAGCACCGCGACCTGCTGTACGTGGGGCTCAACTGCTCCACCGGGCCGCGCTTCATGACCGACCACCTGCGCACCCTGGCGGGCATCGCCGAGTGCCCGGTGGCGTGCATGCCCAACGCCGGGCTGCCCGACGAGGACGGCCGCTACAACGAGACCCCGGAGATGATCGCCGAGGTGCTGGCGAAGTTCGCCGGGCAGGGCTGGCTGAACCTGGCCGGGGGCTGCTGCGGCACCGACGCCGCGTACGTGCGCGCCATCGCCGCGGCGGTGGGCCGTCACCAGCCGCGCACGGAGCGGCCGAAGCGGTTCGCGCGAGTCTCCGGGGTGGACTTCCAGACACTGGAGGAGGAGCGCCGCCCGCTGCTGGTGGGCGAGCGCACCAACGTCATCGGCAGCCGCAACTTCAAGAAGCTGATCGCCGACGGCGACTTCGAGCGCGCCTCGGAGATCGGGCGCGCGCAGGTGCGCGGCGGCGCGCACATCGTGGACGTGTGCCTGGCCGACCCCGACCGCGACGAGCGGACGGATCTCGAAACGTTCCTCGCGAAGCTGGTGCGCAAGGTGCGCGTGCCGATCATGATCGACTCCACAGACGCGGAAGTGATCGAGGCGGCGCTCAAGCTCACCCAGGGCAAGTCGCTGATCAACTCGGTGAACCTGGAGGACGGGGAGGAACGCTTCGAGCGCGTGGTGCCGCTGGCGCGCACGTACGGCGCGGCGCTCATCGTGGGATGCATCGATGACGACCCGCAGCAGGGCATGGCGGTCAGCGCCGGGCGCAAGATCGACGTGGCGCGCCGCGCCTACGGGTTGCTGACCGAAAAGTACGGCATGGCCCCGGAAGACCTGGTCTTCGACCCGCTGGTGTTCCCTTGCGGCACGGGCGATCCCGCCTACCGCGGCTCCGCCGCGCAGACCATCGAGGGCGTGCGGCGCATCCGCGAGGCCTTCCCGCGCAGTCGCACCATCCTGGGGATCAGCAACGTCAGCTTCGGGCTGCCGGTGGCGGGCCGCGAGGTCTTGAACTCGGTGTTCCTGTACCACTGCACCGTGGCCGGGCTGGATCTCGCCATCGTGAACTCGGAGAAGCTGGTGCGTTTCGCCGCGATTCCCGGGGACGAGCGAAAGCTGTGCGAGGACCTCCTGTTCGACCGGGGCGAGGACCCGGTGGCGGCCTTCGCCGCGCATTTCAAGGGCCGCAAGGCCGAGCCGCGCGACACCACCGCCGACCGCGCGCGGCCCGTGGAGACCCGCCTCGCCGCCCACGTGGTGGACGGCAGCCGCGAGCGGCTGGAGGAGGACCTGGACGAGGCCATGGGCCGCTACGCGCCGCTCGACATCATCAACGGCCCGCTCATGGACGGCATGAACGAGGTGGGCCGGCTGTTCAACACCAACCAGCTGATCGTGGCCGAGGTGCTCCAGAGCGCGGAAGTGATGAAGGCCGCCGTGACCCATCTCGAGCCGCACATGGAGAAGGCGGACACGCGCAGCCGCGGCACGGTGATGCTGGCCACGGTGAAGGGCGACGTCCACGACATCGGCAAGAACCTGGTGGACATCATCCTCTCGAACAACGGCTACAAGGTGGTCAATCTGGGAATCAAGGTGGAGCCCGCCCGGCTCATCGAGGGCGCCCGCGAGCACCGGCCGGACATCGTGGGCCTCTCGGGCCTGTTGGTGAAGAGCGCCCAGCAGATGGTGGTGACCGCGGCCGATCTGCGCGAGGCCGGTGTGCGCGCGCCCTTGCTGGTGGGGGGCGCGGCACTCACGCGCAAGTTCACCGACACGCGCATCCAGCCGGAGTACGGCGAGCTGACCGCCTACGCCAAGGACGCCATGCAGGGGCTGGACCTGGCCAACCGCATCATGGACCCCGCGCAGCGGCCGGGACTCGAAATCGAGCTCGAAGCCGTCCGCGCCTCCTACGGCGCCGCCGTGGAGGCCGCGCCCGTGCCCGAGGAGAAGCCCTTCGCCGGCCGTTCCGTGCCGCCCGCGGACGAGGTGCCTTCCCCGCCGGACCTCAGGCGCCACGAGGTGCGCCGCAGCGTCGGAGACCTGCTGCCCTACGTGAACCCGATGATGCTCTATGGCAAGCACCTGGGCCTGCGCGGCATGGTCATCCGCCTGATCGAGCACCGCGACGAGAAGGCGCTCAAGCTGGTGAAGGTGGTGGAGCAGCTGGTGGCGGAGTGCGAGCGCGACGCGGTGCTGGACCCGCGGGCGGTGTACCGCTTCTACGCGGCGCGAGCCGAGGGCGAGGAGCTGGTGCTCTCGGAAACCCCGGGCGGGCCCGCGGCGGCGCGCTTCCGCTTCCCGCGCCAGGCCGATCGCGACCGGCTGTGCGTGGCCGACTGGGTGGAGCCCGCCGGGGGCCGGCAGGACTTCGTGGCGATGTTCGTGACCACCGCCGGCTCGGGCGTGCGTGCGCGCGCCGAGGCGCTCAAGGCCGCCGGGGACTACCTGCGCTGCCACGCGCTGCAGGCACTGGCGCTGGAGACCGCCGAGGCGTTCGCCGAGTGGCTGCACCAGCAGCTGCGCGCCGCGTGGGGCTTCGCCGATCCGGCCGATCTCACCATGACCGACCGCTTCAAGGCCCGCTACCGCGGCATCCGCGTCTCGTTCGGCTACCCCGCCTGCCCCGACCTGGAGCAGCAGGCCGGGCTGTTCGCGGCACTGAAGCCGGAGACGATCGGCGTGAAGCTGACCGACGGATTCATGATGGAGCCGGAGGCGTCGGTGTCGGCGCTGGTCTTCCACCACCCGGGAGCGAAGTACTTCGCCGCGCTGCCGGGGGCGGCGGTGGGGCAGGCGTAG
- a CDS encoding DEAD/DEAH box helicase, translated as MHRNLAQSAFQIFDLPATLLKDINRIGWIQPTTIQEQSIPPAIEGRDVIAGAQTGTGKTGCFAIPILRRLAGGRGLRALVLAPTRELAVQIQSTFEELGRESKLVTVAVYGGVSIEPQLEAMRRHPDVLVATPGRLIDLLQRHAVSLKTLKVLVLDEADRMLDMGFMPQIRRIFASCPRERQTMLFSATIPQGLERLVYDQLHNPVKVSIGLRTAPADRADQRVVMCDNFLKQQVLLQILADEDGTVLVFTRTRIRAERLGRTLRTMGYHAARLHSSRTQAQRESALDGFRSGRYRILVATDIAARGIDVANIAHVVNFDVPQCADDYVHRVGRTARAEASGKATTIISPFEIDDLKTIEKAIGRPIAKFQADGTPIEEPKPAPPPPPFGRRPKGLSARERMRR; from the coding sequence ATGCATCGAAATCTTGCCCAATCCGCGTTCCAGATCTTTGACCTTCCGGCCACGCTGTTGAAGGACATCAACCGCATCGGCTGGATCCAGCCCACAACCATCCAGGAGCAGAGTATTCCGCCCGCGATCGAGGGCCGCGACGTGATCGCGGGGGCCCAGACCGGCACGGGCAAGACCGGCTGCTTCGCCATCCCCATCCTGCGGCGGCTTGCAGGCGGCCGCGGACTGCGTGCGCTGGTGCTCGCCCCCACGCGCGAGCTGGCGGTGCAGATCCAGAGCACCTTCGAGGAGCTGGGCCGGGAGAGCAAGCTGGTCACCGTCGCCGTGTATGGCGGCGTGAGCATCGAGCCTCAGCTGGAGGCCATGCGCCGCCACCCCGACGTGCTGGTGGCCACCCCCGGGCGGCTGATTGACCTGCTGCAGCGCCACGCGGTGAGCCTCAAGACGCTCAAGGTGCTGGTGCTCGACGAGGCCGACCGGATGCTGGACATGGGCTTCATGCCGCAGATCCGGCGCATCTTCGCCTCCTGTCCGCGTGAGCGGCAGACGATGCTGTTTTCGGCCACCATCCCGCAGGGCCTGGAGCGGCTGGTGTATGACCAGCTGCACAACCCGGTGAAGGTCAGCATCGGGCTCCGCACCGCGCCCGCGGACCGCGCGGACCAGCGCGTGGTGATGTGCGACAACTTCCTGAAGCAGCAGGTGCTGCTGCAGATCCTGGCCGACGAGGACGGGACGGTGCTGGTGTTCACCCGAACCCGGATCCGGGCCGAGCGGCTGGGCCGCACCCTGCGCACCATGGGCTACCACGCGGCGCGGTTGCACTCCTCGCGCACCCAGGCGCAGCGCGAGTCGGCCCTGGACGGCTTCCGCAGCGGGCGCTACCGCATCCTGGTGGCCACCGACATTGCCGCGCGCGGCATTGACGTGGCCAACATCGCGCACGTGGTGAACTTCGACGTCCCGCAGTGCGCGGACGACTACGTGCACCGCGTGGGCCGCACGGCGCGCGCCGAGGCCAGCGGCAAGGCCACCACCATCATCTCGCCTTTCGAGATCGACGACCTGAAGACCATCGAGAAGGCCATCGGGCGGCCGATCGCGAAGTTCCAGGCGGACGGCACTCCGATCGAGGAGCCGAAGCCGGCGCCGCCGCCGCCGCCGTTCGGAAGGCGGCCGAAGGGGCTGAGTGCCAGGGAACGCATGCGGCGGTAG
- a CDS encoding T9SS type A sorting domain-containing protein, with amino-acid sequence MRRAVPLTIPAVLATLALLHFSPASAAQKRVLFDNTHAETAGNADWIIDTDQPLPVPDQSTVTMATPRTTWLGAISSWGIDLAKRGVYVATLTSAYGITYGNIGNPYDLSKFDAFVIPEPNTPFSAAESTAIFNFVRDGGGIVAVGDHNASDRNSDGWDSPRIYNALDAQKLWGVHWNVTGEGNNNFSQTSTNVASSASDSVLHGPVGDVTGLAFHAGDSFVLYPGINATVRGEVWMNGVPQSSTTQVMAASVVYGNGRIVFVGDSSPADDGSAQPGNSNIFDGWGEAGATDSTLFMNATYWVMRRDVAAADTTRPVATVIAPNGGESWPQGSSQTVQWSSTDNVAVDSVNLDYSVHGAAGPWLSLQHGLSASGTTAWTIPNGATDSALVRATAFDHALNQGNDVSDAMFHVTVPVVGAGNATDALALYRPSPNPGAGPQRLRYSIPTPGRVSLDVLDVAGRTVWQVAAAQQTAGEHSVDWDGRNASGAHAPAGLYFVRLSTEAGMRTQRLVRLR; translated from the coding sequence ATGCGTCGTGCCGTACCCCTGACCATCCCGGCAGTCCTGGCCACGCTGGCCCTGCTGCACTTCTCCCCCGCGTCCGCGGCCCAGAAGCGGGTGCTCTTCGACAACACCCACGCGGAGACCGCCGGCAACGCGGACTGGATCATTGACACCGACCAGCCGCTCCCGGTGCCCGACCAGTCCACCGTGACCATGGCCACGCCGCGAACCACCTGGCTGGGTGCCATCTCCTCGTGGGGTATCGACCTGGCAAAGCGCGGCGTGTACGTGGCCACGCTCACCTCCGCGTACGGGATCACCTACGGCAACATCGGGAATCCCTATGACCTCTCGAAGTTCGACGCGTTCGTGATCCCCGAGCCGAATACCCCGTTCAGCGCGGCGGAATCCACGGCCATCTTCAATTTTGTGCGCGACGGCGGCGGGATCGTCGCGGTGGGGGACCACAACGCGTCCGACCGCAACAGCGACGGCTGGGACTCCCCCCGCATCTACAACGCACTGGACGCCCAGAAACTCTGGGGTGTGCACTGGAACGTCACCGGCGAGGGCAACAACAATTTCTCCCAGACCTCCACGAACGTCGCGAGCTCGGCCAGCGACTCGGTCCTCCACGGCCCCGTGGGCGACGTCACGGGGCTGGCGTTCCACGCCGGGGACTCCTTCGTGCTCTACCCGGGCATCAACGCCACGGTGCGCGGGGAGGTGTGGATGAACGGCGTGCCCCAGTCCAGCACCACCCAGGTGATGGCGGCCAGCGTGGTGTACGGCAACGGTCGCATCGTGTTCGTGGGCGACAGCAGCCCCGCCGACGACGGCTCGGCGCAGCCCGGCAACAGCAACATCTTCGACGGCTGGGGCGAAGCCGGCGCCACCGACAGCACCCTGTTCATGAACGCCACCTACTGGGTGATGCGCCGCGACGTGGCCGCCGCCGACACCACCCGCCCCGTCGCCACCGTGATCGCCCCCAACGGCGGCGAATCCTGGCCGCAGGGCAGCTCGCAGACGGTCCAGTGGTCGTCCACCGACAACGTCGCCGTGGACTCCGTGAACCTGGACTACTCCGTCCACGGTGCCGCCGGCCCGTGGCTGTCCCTGCAGCACGGCCTGTCCGCCAGCGGAACCACCGCCTGGACCATCCCCAACGGAGCCACCGACAGCGCCCTGGTCCGCGCCACCGCGTTCGACCACGCCCTGAACCAGGGCAATGACGTCAGCGACGCGATGTTCCACGTGACCGTCCCCGTGGTGGGAGCCGGCAACGCCACGGATGCACTGGCCCTCTACCGCCCCTCCCCCAATCCCGGCGCCGGACCGCAGCGCCTGCGCTACTCGATCCCCACACCGGGGCGGGTGTCGCTGGACGTGCTGGACGTGGCCGGCCGCACCGTGTGGCAGGTCGCCGCGGCCCAGCAGACCGCCGGGGAGCACAGCGTAGACTGGGACGGCAGGAATGCGTCGGGCGCCCACGCCCCCGCGGGCCTCTACTTCGTGCGCCTGAGCACTGAAGCAGGAATGCGCACCCAGCGCCTGGTGCGCCTGCGCTAA
- the sthA gene encoding Si-specific NAD(P)(+) transhydrogenase, which translates to MLEFDLLVIGTGPAGQRAAVQASKLGHSVAVVERREAVGGVCLNTGTVPSKTLREAVLYLTGHQQRGMYGDSHRVKQNITAQDLHRRTDCVVQREMQVIRSQMQRNGIAVLTGTATFVDPHTLVVRGEGEPLRVSAERIVIAVGTRPAVPDSIPTDGEVILDTDQVLRLRDIPRTLTVVGGGVIGTEYASMFAVLGTRVTLVDKRPRLMEFLDSEIVDDLVFQLRDMGVVFRLGEDVSSIEMDGDGRAVARLGSGKVITSQALLYSAGRAGATEDLNLDAAGLEADGRGRIKVDGQFRTAVAHIYAAGDVIGFPSLASTSAEQGRLAACHALGIASGMVPVLFPYGIYSIPEISFVGRSEDELTRDGVPYEVGVARYREIARGQILGDENGLVKLLFHRESRALLGAHAIGTGATELIHIAQAVMAFGGGLEFFLANVFNYPTLAECYKVAALDCMNKLGVAPGSVALPRAA; encoded by the coding sequence ATGCTGGAATTCGACCTGCTGGTCATCGGGACCGGCCCCGCCGGGCAGCGCGCCGCGGTGCAGGCGTCCAAGCTGGGCCACAGCGTCGCCGTCGTGGAGCGGCGCGAGGCGGTGGGGGGCGTGTGCCTGAACACCGGGACGGTGCCCAGCAAGACGCTGCGCGAGGCCGTGCTGTACCTCACCGGCCACCAGCAGCGCGGCATGTACGGCGACTCCCACCGGGTGAAGCAGAACATCACCGCACAGGACCTGCACCGGCGCACCGACTGCGTGGTGCAGCGCGAGATGCAGGTAATCCGCTCCCAGATGCAGCGCAACGGCATCGCCGTGCTCACCGGCACGGCCACCTTTGTGGATCCGCACACGCTGGTGGTGCGCGGCGAGGGCGAGCCGCTGCGCGTGTCGGCGGAGCGGATTGTGATCGCCGTGGGGACGCGGCCGGCGGTGCCCGACAGCATCCCCACCGACGGCGAGGTGATCCTGGACACCGACCAGGTGCTCCGGCTGCGCGACATCCCCCGCACCCTCACGGTGGTGGGTGGCGGGGTGATCGGCACGGAGTACGCGTCCATGTTCGCGGTGCTGGGCACGCGCGTCACGCTGGTGGACAAGCGGCCGCGGCTGATGGAGTTCCTGGACAGCGAGATCGTGGACGACCTGGTGTTCCAGCTGCGCGACATGGGTGTGGTGTTCCGGCTGGGCGAGGATGTGAGCTCCATCGAGATGGACGGCGACGGCCGCGCCGTGGCGCGGCTGGGCAGCGGCAAGGTGATCACTTCGCAGGCGCTGCTGTACTCCGCCGGGCGGGCGGGCGCCACGGAGGACCTCAACCTGGACGCCGCCGGCCTGGAAGCGGACGGCCGCGGCCGCATCAAGGTGGACGGGCAGTTCCGAACCGCGGTGGCGCACATCTATGCCGCGGGCGACGTGATCGGCTTCCCCAGCCTGGCCTCCACCAGCGCCGAGCAGGGCCGCCTCGCGGCCTGCCACGCGCTGGGCATCGCGTCGGGCATGGTGCCGGTGCTGTTCCCCTACGGCATCTACTCCATCCCCGAGATCAGCTTCGTGGGGCGCAGCGAGGACGAGCTCACGCGGGACGGCGTGCCCTACGAGGTGGGCGTGGCCCGCTACCGCGAGATCGCCCGCGGCCAGATCCTGGGCGACGAGAACGGCTTGGTGAAGCTCCTGTTCCACCGCGAGTCGCGCGCGCTGCTGGGGGCCCACGCCATCGGCACCGGGGCCACCGAGCTGATTCACATCGCCCAGGCGGTGATGGCCTTCGGCGGGGGGCTCGAGTTCTTCCTGGCCAACGTGTTCAACTACCCCACCCTGGCGGAGTGCTACAAGGTCGCGGCGCTGGACTGCATGAACAAGCTGGGCGTCGCCCCGGGATCGGTCGCCCTGCCGCGGGCGGCCTGA
- a CDS encoding FAD-binding protein gives MPAAMPAPEVRAIRAWLPEAGGALQEAPGLMLARSAAYSLYEALAAQAEAGQLRTLAGRIHVGPVRAGGVSAGAGRAWISTVRAGLERLRPAAPAAVWFRPQDGWEVARALVWARTRGTRVRVQAPGAAVGPTEARPGAVQKDCLVLDLSGLTALGVSAARRRVVLGAGVTAAAARERLAGAGLALRAVPEDESHSVAAWFSASGIGRNSFAHGPGPSGVRAVDLATPDGYFLRLHDDGGLDLLEDLRRGPRHLEVEAALDWLDRAGLPPLRPADLCGSDFRVGVVVALHVDAGVPREPLEARAHFFAFREPVAALRFARCLAEEAERSGRLPTNLEYLSAEGGVYVDFEDASSEELLQAPSLSAHRERESPGTARRILDRRASGPASGEGAVAGLGCNAVMESEAAAQFMGAAASLARRLRAVTGFRVLFLRRARVRVSLQAGSGVVLALLAALAETEYAAVAVPPGAAPPGHAAARLAWRVLRAARAAISWVRNLALTAPLRRPAEPTQGN, from the coding sequence ATGCCCGCGGCCATGCCGGCCCCCGAGGTGCGGGCGATTCGCGCGTGGCTCCCCGAGGCCGGCGGCGCGCTCCAGGAAGCGCCGGGGCTGATGCTCGCGCGGAGCGCCGCATACTCTCTGTACGAAGCCCTCGCGGCCCAGGCGGAGGCGGGCCAGTTGCGCACCCTGGCGGGGAGGATCCACGTGGGACCGGTCCGGGCGGGCGGGGTTTCCGCCGGGGCCGGCCGCGCGTGGATCTCGACCGTGCGTGCGGGACTGGAGAGACTCAGGCCGGCGGCTCCCGCAGCCGTGTGGTTCCGTCCTCAGGACGGCTGGGAGGTGGCCCGCGCGCTGGTATGGGCCCGCACCCGCGGCACGAGGGTCCGGGTCCAGGCCCCCGGCGCCGCGGTTGGCCCCACGGAGGCCCGGCCCGGGGCAGTTCAGAAGGACTGCCTGGTGCTGGATCTCTCCGGCCTCACCGCGCTCGGGGTCAGCGCCGCGCGACGGCGCGTGGTGCTGGGGGCGGGAGTGACCGCGGCGGCCGCGCGGGAGCGGCTGGCCGGCGCCGGCCTCGCGCTGCGCGCGGTGCCCGAGGACGAGTCGCACTCCGTGGCCGCCTGGTTCTCCGCTTCGGGAATCGGCCGCAACAGTTTCGCGCACGGACCGGGCCCGTCGGGAGTGCGCGCGGTGGACCTGGCGACTCCCGACGGCTACTTCCTGCGGCTTCATGACGACGGCGGGCTGGACCTCCTCGAGGATCTCCGCCGCGGCCCGAGGCACCTGGAGGTGGAGGCGGCGCTGGACTGGCTGGACCGCGCCGGGCTTCCGCCGCTGCGCCCCGCCGACCTGTGCGGTTCCGACTTCCGCGTCGGCGTGGTGGTCGCCCTGCACGTGGATGCGGGGGTGCCGCGCGAGCCGCTGGAGGCGCGGGCGCACTTCTTCGCGTTTCGCGAGCCCGTCGCGGCGCTGCGCTTCGCCCGCTGCCTGGCCGAGGAGGCGGAACGCTCCGGCCGGCTGCCGACCAATCTCGAGTACCTGTCCGCCGAGGGCGGCGTGTACGTGGACTTCGAGGACGCGTCCTCGGAGGAGCTCCTGCAGGCCCCGTCGCTCTCCGCGCACCGCGAGCGGGAATCCCCCGGGACTGCCCGGCGCATCCTGGACCGGCGCGCCTCCGGGCCGGCGTCCGGGGAAGGCGCCGTCGCGGGCCTCGGGTGCAACGCCGTGATGGAGTCGGAAGCCGCGGCGCAGTTTATGGGAGCGGCCGCATCCCTCGCGCGGCGCCTGCGTGCCGTGACGGGGTTCCGGGTCCTGTTCCTGCGCCGCGCGCGGGTGCGCGTGAGCCTGCAGGCAGGCTCCGGGGTCGTGCTGGCCCTGCTCGCGGCCCTCGCCGAAACCGAGTACGCAGCCGTGGCCGTGCCCCCGGGCGCGGCCCCGCCGGGACACGCCGCGGCGCGCCTGGCGTGGCGCGTGCTGCGTGCCGCGCGTGCCGCGATCTCCTGGGTGCGCAACCTGGCGCTCACTGCCCCCCTGCGCCGCCCGGCCGAGCCGACCCAGGGAAACTGA